A genomic segment from Aegilops tauschii subsp. strangulata cultivar AL8/78 chromosome 1, Aet v6.0, whole genome shotgun sequence encodes:
- the LOC109737709 gene encoding uncharacterized protein, protein MSSMSCYTLAEGGSIFPSGDELVGNQKTEQGNYWTQWNSRLSDDLNTTSLYSDEHENGIEQCFDDADEHERSSQQERSSACARVASSDCSTGPSEEQSEGPAPLELQHCKETNDIFLSQFSDDEMRMMDAPFQALDMFPGSMHRLLSYENMLSGVLTDSQNQEANPGHNEMDTMDTCGFPLFSHDLQNDPSSADGSLQTLLSASQDKAEVSTMKRSRSVADIESSSNGEVAVLEELEDVMFQLTKKTRVCLRDAFYRLAESSEVQCTAVNGGTLTCSNEQSFQQSEGTESSTSTSDRAERETNAIDRTVAILAFKPASSAAWE, encoded by the exons ATGAGTAGCATGTCGTGTTATACCCTGGCAGAAGGTGGAAGCATCTTCCCATCTGGCGACGAACTCGTTGGGAATCAAAAGACAGAGCAAGGAAATTACTGGACACAATGGAATTCAAGGCTATCTGATGATTTGAACACAACAAGCCTATACTCAGACGAGCATGAGAATGGCATCGAGCAATGTTTCGACGACGCCGATGAACATGAGAGGAGCAGCCAACAGGAGAGGTCGTCAGCATGTGCCAGAGTTGCATCTTCAGATTGCAGCACAGGGCCTTCAGAAGAACAATCTGAGGGGCCAGCGCCGTTGGAACTACAACACTGCAAGGAAACAAACGACATCTTCTT GAGTCAATTTTCGGATGATGAAATGAGGATGATGGATGCGCCGTTTCAGGCACTTGATATGTTCCCTGGCTCCATGCACAGGCTGTTGTCCTATGAGAACATGCTGAGTGGAGTATTGACTGATTCTCAAAATCAAGAAGCAAATCCGGGTCATAATGAAATGGACACCATGGATACTTGCGGCTTTCCTTTGTTCAGCCATGACTTGCAAAATGATCCTAGCAGTGCTGATGGCAGCTTACAAACACTACTGAGTGCCTCCCAGGACAAG GCTGAGGTGAGCACCATGAAGAGGAGTAGATCAGTGGCCGATATAGAGAGCTCCTCCAACGGGGAAGTAGCAGTGCTTGAGGAACTTGAAGATGTCATGTTTCAG CTGACAAAGAAGACACGTGTATGCCTCCGTGACGCTTTCTACAGGCTGGCTGAAAGCTCGGAAGTGCAGTGCACTGCTGTAAATGGAGGGACACTGACGTGCTCAAACGAGCAAAGTTTTCAGCAATCAGAGGGCACCGAATCTAG CACCTCGACATCAGACCGTGCAGAACGGGAGACGAACGCGATAGACAGAACCGTGGCAATCCTCGCGTTCAAGCCGGCTTCCTCAGCTGCATGGGAATGA